In Allomuricauda ruestringensis DSM 13258, the following proteins share a genomic window:
- a CDS encoding alpha/beta hydrolase, whose amino-acid sequence MKKLLLITILLQLVSWRTDNRGQSNKDIEFKDFFVSSTDDVQIFVREFLSESKEQISEYPLILIHGGGPGAIASFDLDVPNGSFAKALVKRGIKVYLMNIRGWEKSTLPSYNLSDSTTVIGNFKEATQDINSVVEYIRAKDKVDKVSIFGWATGGHWGGSYAAQNSDKLAEFISLNSLYGTNAPWELKHFFWQESDSTKFNKTGFFRVSDKEGLVRKWTSTIPIENKQDWRDSLIMEAYRTTAVGFGEDKTTMKVPGGYREESFYMSNGRKYWDASSITCPTLILRTDLDFWSRPQDLVAIEKDLRNTERKRVKTIKGTHYVFLDRDERGRKELIDEIVNFLKEQ is encoded by the coding sequence ATGAAAAAGCTTTTACTAATAACAATTCTTCTGCAATTGGTAAGTTGGAGAACTGACAATAGAGGACAAAGTAATAAGGATATTGAGTTTAAGGACTTCTTTGTAAGTAGTACCGATGATGTTCAAATCTTCGTTAGAGAGTTTTTGTCTGAATCAAAAGAACAAATAAGTGAATATCCTTTGATCCTAATTCATGGAGGTGGTCCAGGGGCAATCGCTTCCTTTGATTTAGATGTTCCCAATGGTTCATTTGCAAAGGCTTTGGTAAAAAGGGGAATAAAGGTATACCTGATGAACATACGGGGTTGGGAAAAATCTACTTTACCAAGTTATAATTTAAGCGATAGCACAACGGTCATAGGAAATTTTAAAGAGGCGACACAAGATATAAACAGCGTAGTTGAATATATAAGGGCAAAAGACAAGGTAGACAAAGTATCCATATTCGGTTGGGCTACAGGTGGACATTGGGGAGGAAGTTATGCAGCTCAAAATTCCGATAAATTAGCTGAATTCATATCCCTTAATTCATTATATGGAACTAATGCGCCTTGGGAATTGAAGCATTTCTTTTGGCAAGAGTCTGATTCTACCAAATTCAACAAAACCGGGTTTTTTAGGGTTTCCGACAAAGAAGGGCTCGTAAGGAAGTGGACTTCTACGATCCCGATAGAGAACAAACAAGACTGGAGGGATTCTTTGATAATGGAAGCATATCGAACAACGGCCGTTGGTTTTGGGGAGGATAAGACTACCATGAAGGTTCCGGGTGGCTATCGGGAAGAATCTTTTTATATGTCCAATGGCAGAAAATATTGGGATGCATCTTCAATTACCTGTCCTACGTTGATCCTGAGAACCGATTTGGATTTTTGGTCAAGACCTCAGGATTTGGTGGCCATTGAAAAAGATTTAAGGAACACCGAGAGAAAAAGGGTTAAAACCATCAAAGGAACCCACTACGTATTTTTGGACAGAGATGAAAGGGGAAGGAAAGAATTGATAGATGAGATTGTGAATTTTTTAAAAGAACAATAA
- a CDS encoding YceI family protein, whose translation MQYHTTHRQSLLKAAILWITFALVPLSLSAQNFKLNNGEGEVMVTGTSTLHDWEEVAEQKSGSITLDNTGELPKINSLKFTVEAESLKSGKGAMDKNTYKALETKKYKQIVFELKSVKSISPITATSDRYRVVATGNLTIAGSTNTIDLPFNLTIKEDKVLLEGKKPLKMTDYNIEPPKALLGTITTGDEIEVLFNTVWK comes from the coding sequence ATGCAATACCATACAACACACCGACAGTCGCTTTTAAAAGCAGCAATCCTTTGGATAACATTTGCCCTTGTACCACTTTCGCTTTCCGCACAAAACTTTAAGCTCAACAACGGGGAAGGGGAAGTTATGGTAACAGGGACTTCGACCCTTCATGATTGGGAGGAGGTTGCAGAACAAAAATCAGGTTCAATTACATTGGACAATACAGGGGAGCTTCCAAAGATCAACTCTTTAAAGTTTACGGTTGAAGCTGAGAGCCTAAAGAGTGGAAAGGGAGCCATGGACAAGAATACTTACAAAGCGCTCGAAACCAAAAAATACAAGCAAATTGTATTTGAGTTGAAAAGTGTGAAAAGTATTTCTCCGATCACCGCTACCTCTGATAGATATAGGGTGGTCGCCACGGGTAACCTTACCATTGCAGGAAGCACCAATACCATTGATCTGCCCTTTAATCTAACGATTAAAGAAGATAAAGTGCTGCTCGAAGGCAAGAAACCTTTAAAAATGACAGATTACAACATAGAACCTCCCAAGGCACTTTTGGGTACCATTACCACTGGTGATGAGATTGAGGTTCTCTTTAACACTGTTTGGAAATAA
- a CDS encoding sugar phosphate isomerase/epimerase family protein yields the protein MNRILSLKGIFTLAFTLFSITFYAQDSFGGLALYTVRENMGEDAKATLQKVADAGYAYIEAADYKDGKFYGMEPQAFKAYAESLGLDPVSAHMGGATMENADQQIADTKAAGFEYFTIPVPPMGMFTFDRENRTMGMKGTMKEFADILTILGKKCDAAGLKLLYHNHDFEFKDNEEGVKPIVYLLENTDPKYVNFQMDLYWVTRAGADPVGYFEEYPGRFKLWHVKDMDEEGKFAPVGEGTIDFKRILGEKEASGMIKYFVEQDMTWDKKPLEVIKISHKGLKEIGFK from the coding sequence ATGAACAGAATTTTATCCTTAAAAGGGATTTTTACCCTCGCCTTTACACTATTTTCAATTACATTTTATGCTCAAGACAGTTTTGGGGGACTCGCATTGTACACCGTGCGTGAAAACATGGGGGAAGATGCCAAGGCTACTTTACAAAAGGTGGCGGATGCAGGTTATGCCTATATTGAAGCTGCTGATTATAAAGACGGAAAGTTTTATGGCATGGAGCCACAAGCATTTAAAGCCTACGCGGAGAGTTTGGGGCTAGACCCGGTAAGTGCGCACATGGGGGGGGCAACTATGGAAAATGCAGATCAACAAATTGCAGACACCAAGGCCGCAGGATTTGAATATTTTACCATTCCAGTACCACCGATGGGTATGTTTACTTTTGATCGTGAGAACAGGACCATGGGCATGAAAGGTACTATGAAAGAGTTTGCCGATATTCTCACAATATTGGGAAAAAAATGTGATGCAGCTGGATTAAAACTGTTGTACCACAATCACGATTTTGAATTCAAGGACAATGAAGAAGGTGTAAAACCAATAGTTTATTTACTGGAAAACACGGACCCAAAATATGTAAACTTCCAAATGGATCTATATTGGGTTACAAGAGCCGGAGCAGACCCGGTCGGCTATTTTGAGGAATACCCAGGAAGATTCAAGTTATGGCACGTAAAGGACATGGACGAGGAAGGGAAATTTGCACCCGTAGGAGAAGGCACCATTGACTTTAAAAGAATTTTGGGAGAAAAAGAAGCTTCCGGAATGATAAAATACTTTGTTGAACAGGATATGACCTGGGATAAAAAACCTTTGGAAGTCATTAAGATTAGCCATAAAGGTTTGAAAGAGATAGGTTTTAAGTAA
- the ppdK gene encoding pyruvate, phosphate dikinase, with protein METLTANQLSVYSFGNKKTDGGRDMKELLGGKGANLAEMSRIGIPVPPGFTITTEVCTQYNEEGKEAVINRIEPEVRAAITRIEETMGTIFGDDENPLLISVRSGARVSMPGMMDTVLNLGLNDESIKGVIKMTGNERFAWDSYRRFIQMYSSVVMGLKPESKDDLDPFEEIIDHLKDKRRIEQDTQFNVQDLQDLVYDFKDIVQKRTGKPFPTNPWDQLWGAIAAVFDSWNGDRAVYYRKMHGYPEDWGTAVNVQAMVFGNMGEDSGTGVCFTRDAGTGENVFNGEYLINAQGEDVVAGVRTPQQITLLGSQRWAKLAQIDEEERKENYPSLEELMPDIYKELFEYQNKLETHYQDMQDMEFTIQQGKLWILQTRNGKRTGAAMVKIAMDLLKEGLIDEKKALMRIEPNKLNELLHPVFDPKALEEAEVIAQGLPASPGAATGQIVFFADEADKFKNSILVRVETSPEDVEGMNIAKAIVTARGGMTSHAAVVARGMGKCCVSGAGALKINYKTRTLKVNDHEYHEGDWISINGSTGNILEGKVGTKEPELSGEFAELMELSDKYTTMEVRTNADTSKDALIARNFGAKGIGLTRTEHMFFEVDRIKAMREMILADTIKGRKQALKELLPMQRNDFEEIFRAMEGFPVTIRLLDPPLHEFVPHQLATQKELAEELHISLAAVKSKVAELEEFNPMMGHRGCRLGNTYPEITEMQTQAILEAALKVKKEGILVKPEIMVPLVGTVEEFNQQKAIIDTTAQEVFKKRKDTVEYSVGTMMEIPRAIFIADKIAENADFFSFGTNDLTQMTFGYSRDDSGKFLPTYLEKGILKHDPFEVLDHEGVGQLVEMGTQLGRKTKSNLKIGICGEHGGEPNSVAFFQKVGMNYVSCSPFRVPIARVAAAQAAIS; from the coding sequence ATGGAAACACTTACAGCAAACCAACTCAGCGTATATTCCTTCGGCAACAAAAAGACAGATGGTGGACGTGATATGAAGGAACTGCTCGGGGGCAAAGGGGCCAACTTGGCCGAAATGAGCCGTATTGGTATTCCTGTACCTCCCGGTTTTACTATAACAACAGAAGTTTGTACACAATACAACGAAGAAGGCAAAGAAGCCGTAATAAATCGTATTGAACCCGAGGTTCGGGCTGCCATAACCCGCATCGAAGAAACCATGGGTACTATTTTTGGTGATGATGAAAATCCACTATTGATTTCTGTACGTTCCGGGGCACGGGTTTCTATGCCCGGCATGATGGATACCGTCCTCAATCTGGGATTGAACGATGAATCCATTAAAGGTGTCATAAAAATGACAGGCAACGAACGATTTGCCTGGGATTCCTACCGTCGTTTTATTCAAATGTACAGTAGCGTGGTAATGGGCCTCAAACCAGAATCCAAAGACGATCTTGATCCGTTTGAAGAAATCATAGATCATTTAAAGGACAAACGGAGAATCGAGCAAGACACCCAGTTTAACGTTCAAGATTTGCAGGATTTGGTATACGACTTTAAAGACATAGTTCAAAAAAGAACCGGAAAACCCTTCCCTACCAATCCATGGGACCAGCTTTGGGGTGCTATTGCCGCGGTATTCGATAGCTGGAACGGCGACCGTGCCGTTTACTACAGAAAAATGCACGGGTATCCCGAAGATTGGGGCACTGCAGTGAACGTCCAGGCCATGGTGTTCGGCAACATGGGTGAAGATTCCGGAACCGGGGTATGCTTTACAAGGGATGCAGGTACAGGAGAAAACGTATTCAACGGGGAATATCTTATTAACGCCCAAGGTGAAGATGTGGTTGCCGGGGTTCGTACCCCTCAGCAAATTACCTTGTTGGGATCACAACGTTGGGCCAAACTGGCGCAAATAGATGAGGAAGAACGCAAGGAAAACTACCCTTCCCTGGAAGAGTTGATGCCTGACATTTATAAGGAACTGTTTGAATACCAAAATAAACTGGAAACCCATTATCAGGATATGCAGGACATGGAATTTACCATTCAACAAGGTAAACTCTGGATTTTGCAGACCCGTAATGGCAAACGCACCGGTGCCGCCATGGTAAAAATTGCCATGGACTTGCTTAAAGAAGGGTTGATAGATGAGAAAAAAGCCCTAATGCGCATAGAGCCCAACAAACTAAACGAACTTTTACATCCCGTCTTTGACCCTAAAGCCTTAGAGGAAGCCGAAGTAATTGCACAAGGTTTGCCTGCATCTCCAGGTGCGGCTACCGGCCAGATTGTTTTCTTTGCCGATGAGGCCGATAAGTTCAAGAACAGCATTCTAGTGCGTGTAGAAACCTCTCCCGAAGATGTAGAGGGAATGAACATTGCCAAAGCTATTGTGACCGCCCGTGGAGGTATGACCTCCCATGCAGCTGTGGTTGCCAGGGGAATGGGAAAATGTTGCGTTTCTGGAGCTGGTGCTTTAAAAATCAATTACAAAACCCGAACCCTTAAAGTTAATGACCATGAGTACCACGAAGGCGATTGGATTTCGATCAATGGCTCAACAGGTAATATTTTGGAAGGTAAGGTTGGCACCAAGGAACCTGAGTTGAGTGGTGAATTTGCTGAGTTGATGGAACTATCCGACAAATACACCACCATGGAGGTAAGAACAAACGCAGACACGTCAAAAGATGCTTTGATCGCACGTAATTTTGGTGCAAAAGGTATTGGTTTGACCCGTACCGAGCACATGTTCTTTGAAGTGGACCGTATAAAAGCGATGCGAGAAATGATTTTGGCCGATACCATCAAGGGACGCAAACAAGCCTTAAAAGAACTCCTTCCCATGCAACGAAACGACTTTGAGGAAATTTTTAGGGCCATGGAAGGATTCCCTGTAACAATTAGATTGCTGGACCCACCATTGCATGAATTCGTGCCCCATCAATTGGCTACACAAAAAGAATTGGCCGAAGAACTTCATATCTCTTTGGCCGCTGTTAAAAGCAAAGTGGCCGAACTGGAAGAGTTCAACCCTATGATGGGACACCGAGGATGCAGATTGGGAAATACGTATCCTGAAATCACCGAAATGCAGACCCAAGCTATTTTGGAGGCAGCACTTAAAGTGAAGAAAGAAGGTATCCTTGTAAAACCAGAAATTATGGTTCCATTGGTAGGTACCGTGGAAGAATTCAACCAACAAAAAGCAATTATTGATACAACGGCCCAAGAAGTTTTCAAAAAACGTAAGGACACCGTGGAGTATTCCGTAGGTACCATGATGGAAATCCCAAGAGCTATATTTATAGCCGATAAAATTGCAGAAAATGCGGATTTTTTCTCTTTCGGAACCAACGACCTTACCCAAATGACCTTCGGATATTCGAGGGATGATTCGGGAAAGTTTCTACCCACCTATCTCGAAAAAGGCATTTTGAAACATGACCCTTTTGAGGTATTGGATCATGAAGGTGTTGGACAATTGGTGGAAATGGGAACCCAATTGGGACGCAAGACTAAATCCAATCTTAAAATAGGTATTTGCGGCGAACACGGTGGTGAGCCCAATTCGGTTGCATTCTTTCAAAAAGTGGGAATGAACTATGTGAGCTGCTCTCCATTTAGAGTGCCCATTGCAAGGGTGGCAGCTGCACAAGCTGCAATCTCATAA
- a CDS encoding cation diffusion facilitator family transporter, translating to MSNEKTAIRTTYFSILGNIGLALIKGLAGFFGNSYALIADAIESTTDIFSSFLVLLGFKYAEKPPDENHPYGHGKIEPLVTFIVVAFLVTSATIIAYESIQHIQTPHKVPEPWTLIVLGGIIIWKEVSFQVVIRKSKQTQSSSLRADAWHHRSDAITSIMAFLGISIALLFGEGYETADDWAALLASAFILYNSYLIFRPALGEIMDEHQYDDLILEIRKKSSQVDGILGTEKCFIRKSGMRYHVDLHAIVDGKISVEKGHWIAHDLKDYLRKEIPNLGHVLIHIEPNEYTYK from the coding sequence ATGAGCAACGAAAAAACCGCCATACGGACCACCTATTTTAGTATTCTTGGCAATATTGGGTTGGCCTTGATAAAAGGTTTGGCCGGATTTTTTGGGAACTCCTATGCATTAATTGCCGACGCCATAGAATCCACAACCGATATTTTTTCGTCCTTTTTGGTTTTGTTGGGCTTTAAATATGCCGAAAAACCACCAGATGAAAACCATCCTTACGGGCATGGAAAAATAGAACCCTTGGTCACATTTATTGTTGTTGCTTTTTTGGTAACATCGGCAACAATCATTGCATACGAAAGTATCCAGCATATTCAAACCCCGCACAAGGTTCCAGAACCTTGGACACTGATTGTTTTGGGCGGTATTATTATTTGGAAAGAAGTTTCATTTCAAGTAGTCATCAGAAAAAGTAAACAAACCCAAAGTTCCTCCTTGCGAGCAGATGCTTGGCACCATAGAAGTGATGCGATAACCTCCATAATGGCATTTTTGGGGATTTCCATAGCACTACTATTTGGTGAGGGCTATGAAACGGCGGATGATTGGGCCGCCCTTTTGGCATCGGCCTTTATACTTTACAATAGTTATTTGATATTTCGCCCCGCACTCGGCGAGATCATGGACGAGCACCAATATGATGACCTAATTTTAGAGATCCGGAAAAAATCTTCGCAAGTAGATGGAATTTTAGGTACTGAAAAATGTTTTATCCGCAAGTCTGGGATGAGATATCATGTAGATCTTCATGCTATTGTAGATGGGAAAATTTCTGTGGAAAAAGGTCATTGGATTGCTCATGATCTAAAAGATTATTTACGAAAAGAAATTCCCAACCTGGGACATGTACTCATCCATATTGAGCCGAATGAATACACTTATAAATAG
- a CDS encoding MFS transporter, giving the protein MPIAIWALTVSVFAIGTTEVVMIGLLPTIAKEFSIGIASTGWLVTSYAIGVAIGGPFVAAFTNKINRKRLLITIMLLFVVGNGLASISSNFSLLIVARILSGVAHGVFVGIGANIASSMVSKEKRATSIAIMFTGLTVAMVTGVPLGTYIGQQFGWRFTFGGIAVIGFLCLLANQLWLPKDIEKGAPIRLKDQFKVLGNKSMLLGFSLTLFSFAALFGTFTFLSPLLENISGFTENQITLILLLYGVAVAFGNLMGGKFSNKKPARTLILLFAILFIAFGLMYLLLPYRNTALILVATMGFIGFGTVPGMQLYVIQLSEKYLAGTEDVASVLNISAFNVGIALGSSIGGMLISESLGLLSITLMSAGFSLMAIVMAIISIKREK; this is encoded by the coding sequence ATGCCCATTGCTATTTGGGCTTTGACCGTAAGTGTTTTTGCCATTGGAACTACCGAAGTTGTAATGATCGGCCTCTTACCGACCATCGCCAAAGAATTTTCAATTGGCATAGCTTCGACCGGTTGGTTGGTAACTTCCTACGCCATAGGTGTGGCCATTGGCGGGCCATTTGTAGCGGCATTTACCAATAAGATCAATCGGAAAAGATTGCTGATTACCATTATGCTGCTTTTTGTGGTCGGCAATGGTTTGGCTTCGATCTCATCCAACTTCAGTCTATTGATTGTTGCAAGGATTTTGTCGGGAGTTGCCCACGGCGTTTTTGTTGGCATTGGTGCAAATATCGCCAGCAGTATGGTTTCCAAAGAAAAAAGGGCCACGTCCATTGCAATTATGTTTACGGGCTTGACCGTTGCCATGGTAACCGGCGTTCCGCTCGGCACTTATATTGGTCAGCAATTTGGGTGGCGTTTTACCTTTGGTGGCATTGCTGTTATAGGATTTCTTTGCCTGTTGGCAAATCAACTTTGGCTGCCAAAAGACATAGAAAAAGGCGCACCAATTAGACTCAAGGACCAGTTCAAGGTCTTGGGAAACAAATCAATGCTTTTAGGTTTCTCGTTGACATTATTTTCATTTGCCGCGCTGTTCGGAACGTTCACATTTTTATCCCCCCTATTGGAAAATATTTCAGGGTTTACCGAAAACCAAATCACCCTTATCCTATTGCTCTATGGTGTTGCTGTTGCCTTCGGAAACCTTATGGGCGGAAAGTTTTCCAATAAAAAACCTGCCAGAACCCTGATTTTATTGTTCGCCATACTATTCATCGCATTTGGGTTGATGTACCTATTGTTACCGTACAGGAACACCGCACTCATTTTGGTAGCAACAATGGGCTTCATAGGATTTGGGACCGTTCCCGGCATGCAATTGTACGTTATTCAGCTTTCAGAAAAATACCTGGCCGGAACCGAAGATGTCGCTTCGGTCTTGAACATTTCCGCATTCAATGTAGGAATAGCATTGGGCTCATCCATTGGGGGAATGCTCATTTCCGAATCATTGGGACTATTGTCAATTACATTAATGAGTGCGGGGTTTTCACTAATGGCAATCGTAATGGCAATCATTAGTATAAAAAGAGAAAAATAA
- a CDS encoding YceI family protein, whose protein sequence is MLTSIPHITKTLLLGLFFISWFNFNDPERETKVRVEPESEVVIAGTTNVNNFTCKYNLQELEMPIRLIYDEKSEQILFKNAELTLINDCFDCGGKAINRDFQELLKTERHPQVGLKLLYVEPPSPNQSTVDVGIEIKIAGVSRKYRTLLYCEQTKDICVNGTLELKLSDFELEPPKKMLGMIKVDDEIKVHLTLQLSEI, encoded by the coding sequence ATGTTGACCTCAATCCCACATATCACAAAAACCCTGTTGTTAGGATTATTTTTTATATCCTGGTTCAACTTTAACGACCCGGAACGGGAAACCAAAGTGAGGGTGGAGCCAGAGAGTGAGGTTGTTATTGCCGGTACCACCAACGTTAATAATTTTACCTGCAAGTACAATTTACAGGAGTTGGAAATGCCCATTCGTTTGATCTATGATGAAAAGTCCGAGCAAATTCTTTTTAAAAATGCAGAACTTACATTGATCAACGATTGTTTTGATTGTGGAGGCAAGGCCATTAATAGAGATTTTCAGGAATTGCTGAAAACAGAACGGCACCCACAAGTAGGGTTAAAACTTCTTTATGTGGAACCTCCATCACCTAATCAAAGTACGGTAGATGTTGGTATAGAAATCAAGATTGCCGGGGTTTCCCGCAAGTACCGGACACTACTTTATTGTGAACAGACAAAGGATATATGTGTCAACGGCACGTTGGAATTAAAGCTCAGCGATTTTGAGTTGGAGCCTCCCAAGAAAATGCTGGGCATGATCAAGGTTGATGATGAAATAAAAGTCCATTTAACATTGCAGTTGAGTGAGATTTAA
- a CDS encoding (2Fe-2S)-binding protein → MATYTINLNGEDQSFTCDENMPLLWVLREVLQKTGTKYGCGIGQCGACTIHLDGNAVRSCMMPISAVGEAKITTIEGIGDPELHPVQQAWKELQVPQCGYCQSGQIMSAVHLLQQNPDPSDDEITEVMSGNICRCGTYDRIKKAVRLATKLLENNQLP, encoded by the coding sequence ATGGCTACTTATACAATCAATCTTAACGGAGAGGATCAATCCTTCACATGTGATGAAAACATGCCTTTACTATGGGTGTTAAGGGAAGTTTTGCAAAAAACAGGCACAAAGTACGGTTGTGGGATAGGTCAGTGCGGGGCTTGTACTATCCATTTGGACGGAAACGCAGTACGATCATGTATGATGCCAATATCCGCAGTAGGAGAAGCAAAGATAACCACCATAGAAGGAATAGGCGATCCTGAACTTCATCCCGTACAACAAGCATGGAAGGAACTTCAAGTTCCACAGTGCGGATATTGCCAAAGCGGACAAATTATGAGTGCTGTGCATTTACTTCAGCAAAATCCCGATCCGAGCGATGATGAAATAACAGAAGTGATGTCAGGAAATATCTGTCGTTGTGGTACCTACGACAGAATAAAAAAGGCCGTTCGTTTGGCAACTAAATTATTGGAGAATAATCAACTGCCATAG
- a CDS encoding Crp/Fnr family transcriptional regulator has protein sequence MNKHPLRKQIEEIVRLTDDEFEFVLEHFQKKTFKKHLIVLHEGDYAPFDFFVLKGLMRVTKLDDDGKEHILQFGMENWWITDSEAFHHKTKATLIVDCLENTETLALTLENKEKLSRELPKMQTFFLKKTTNGYIALQKRILCFLSSNANDRYHNLITLYPGLMQRVPKSMVASYLGVTRETLSRLTKIEL, from the coding sequence ATGAACAAACATCCATTAAGAAAACAAATAGAGGAAATAGTACGGTTAACCGATGATGAATTTGAATTTGTACTGGAACACTTTCAAAAAAAAACGTTCAAAAAACATCTAATTGTTCTACATGAGGGCGACTATGCCCCATTTGATTTCTTTGTACTGAAAGGATTGATGCGCGTTACCAAACTGGATGATGACGGCAAAGAACATATTTTGCAGTTTGGCATGGAAAATTGGTGGATCACGGATTCAGAAGCGTTTCACCATAAAACCAAAGCAACTTTGATCGTAGACTGTCTTGAAAATACCGAAACACTTGCCTTGACCTTGGAGAATAAAGAAAAGCTGAGCAGGGAATTGCCCAAAATGCAGACTTTTTTCCTCAAAAAAACTACCAATGGCTATATTGCTTTACAAAAACGTATCCTCTGCTTTCTCAGCAGTAATGCCAACGACCGATATCACAATCTCATTACTTTATATCCAGGTTTGATGCAACGAGTGCCCAAGTCCATGGTAGCTTCCTATCTGGGGGTTACACGGGAAACTTTGAGCCGATTGACCAAAATCGAGCTCTAA
- a CDS encoding aldo/keto reductase — MEYRNLGNSGLKVPVLSLGTGTFGGTNEFFQRWGQTDVKEATRLIDICLERGINFFDTANVYSLGDSEIVLGKALKGKRDKSIVSTKATFQMGEQPNERGSSRYHLMNALEDSLKRLGTDYIDLYLMHGFDRKTPIEETLRTLDNMVKSGKVRYIGCSNFASWQLMKSLSISERANLEKYVIYQGYYSLIGRDCEQELLPLLEDQNMGLMVWSPLGWGRLTGKIKRGMEMKAGRIKSGGDVGAPPVEDEFLFNVVDVLEKISNEIGKSIPQIAINWLLQNKCVSNIVIGARNEKQLLSNIDSVGWNLSEEHLKLLNEISAQASIYPHWVGDR; from the coding sequence ATGGAATACAGAAATTTAGGAAATTCAGGATTGAAAGTACCTGTATTGAGCCTTGGAACAGGGACTTTTGGCGGAACCAACGAGTTTTTTCAGCGTTGGGGACAAACCGATGTAAAAGAAGCTACTCGGCTTATCGACATTTGCCTTGAAAGGGGCATCAATTTTTTTGACACGGCCAATGTCTATTCCCTTGGTGATTCGGAAATCGTATTGGGCAAAGCGTTAAAAGGAAAAAGGGACAAAAGCATAGTTTCCACCAAAGCAACTTTCCAAATGGGCGAACAACCCAACGAAAGGGGCTCGTCCCGATACCATTTGATGAATGCCCTTGAAGACAGTTTGAAAAGGTTGGGCACAGATTATATCGATTTGTATTTAATGCACGGTTTTGACCGAAAAACACCTATTGAGGAAACATTGAGAACCCTTGACAATATGGTAAAAAGTGGAAAGGTAAGGTACATCGGCTGTTCAAATTTTGCTTCTTGGCAACTGATGAAATCACTTTCCATATCAGAAAGGGCAAATTTGGAAAAGTACGTCATCTACCAAGGCTATTATTCACTGATTGGTCGGGATTGTGAACAGGAACTGTTGCCACTATTGGAAGACCAAAATATGGGATTGATGGTTTGGAGTCCGTTGGGTTGGGGTCGATTGACGGGTAAAATAAAAAGGGGAATGGAAATGAAGGCAGGCAGGATAAAATCGGGCGGAGATGTAGGGGCACCGCCAGTTGAGGACGAATTCCTATTTAATGTTGTTGACGTTTTGGAAAAAATAAGTAACGAAATCGGAAAATCCATTCCACAGATTGCCATCAACTGGTTGCTTCAAAACAAATGCGTTTCCAACATAGTAATTGGTGCAAGAAACGAAAAGCAATTGCTCTCCAATATTGATTCCGTCGGCTGGAATTTGTCCGAAGAACACCTAAAGCTTCTCAATGAAATATCAGCGCAAGCATCAATTTATCCACATTGGGTTGGAGATAGATAG